In Arthrobacter sp. B3I9, the following are encoded in one genomic region:
- a CDS encoding sensor histidine kinase, whose protein sequence is MPDSPLYTAAAIAVIAMAIAVVVAVGLKVLRSFRDLGTDAEQATYKTLHAASRAGQHLRTGLNPAGAAKASRQLRSLLGCDALAITDTAGVLAWDGAGEELKPALMGLAARVLDGGHTAVVPAAELQLAATGGSPAQPPDAEGAVVIAPIKAGTRVVGVVAALAPSAGAGLVRATGEVAEWVATQVELAELDASRTLLMEAEVRALRAQISPHFIYNSLNAIASFINTDPVRARELVVEFADFTRYSFRRHGDFTTLAEELRCIDRYLLLERARFGDRVQVSLRIAPEVLSTVIPFLSLQPLVENAVRHGLEAKGGPGHISITAEDSGAFAEVTIEDDGVGIDPEQLRSVLAGHSDGDHVGLRNVDARLRQVYGEECGLVIETAPGEGTLITMRVPKSQPRHDA, encoded by the coding sequence CGCCGAGCAGGCCACCTACAAGACCCTGCACGCCGCGTCCCGCGCAGGACAGCACCTGCGCACCGGCCTTAACCCCGCCGGCGCGGCCAAGGCCAGCCGGCAGCTGCGCAGCCTCCTGGGCTGTGACGCGCTCGCGATCACCGACACGGCCGGGGTGCTCGCCTGGGACGGGGCCGGCGAGGAACTCAAGCCGGCGCTGATGGGGCTTGCCGCCCGGGTGCTCGACGGCGGCCACACCGCCGTGGTCCCCGCCGCCGAGCTGCAACTGGCGGCCACCGGCGGTTCCCCGGCGCAGCCGCCGGACGCGGAGGGCGCCGTCGTCATCGCACCGATCAAGGCCGGCACCCGGGTGGTGGGCGTCGTGGCGGCCTTGGCGCCCTCCGCCGGGGCGGGGCTTGTCCGCGCCACGGGTGAGGTGGCCGAGTGGGTGGCCACCCAGGTGGAACTGGCGGAACTCGACGCCTCGCGGACCCTCCTGATGGAGGCGGAGGTCCGGGCCCTCCGCGCCCAGATCAGCCCGCACTTCATCTACAACTCGCTGAATGCGATTGCTTCCTTCATCAACACCGACCCCGTGCGGGCCCGCGAGCTCGTGGTGGAATTCGCCGACTTCACCCGCTATTCGTTCCGCCGGCACGGCGACTTCACCACCCTCGCCGAGGAACTGCGCTGCATTGACCGTTATCTGCTGCTGGAACGTGCCCGGTTCGGTGACCGCGTCCAGGTGAGCCTCCGGATCGCCCCCGAGGTGCTCAGCACGGTGATCCCCTTCCTCAGCCTGCAGCCGCTCGTCGAGAACGCGGTCCGGCACGGGCTCGAGGCGAAGGGGGGTCCGGGGCACATTTCCATCACCGCGGAGGACTCCGGCGCCTTCGCCGAGGTCACCATCGAGGACGACGGCGTGGGCATCGACCCGGAACAACTGCGGTCCGTCCTGGCGGGGCACAGCGACGGCGACCACGTCGGGTTGCGCAACGTCGACGCCCGGCTGCGCCAGGTCTATGGCGAGGAGTGCGGGCTCGTGATTGAGACGGCTCCCGGGGAAGGCACACTCATCACGATGCGGGTGCCCAAATCACAGCCCCGCCACGACGCCTGA
- a CDS encoding LytTR family DNA-binding domain-containing protein produces the protein MINVLVADDELPAVEELAYLLGRDDRIGTIHRASSGAEALRVLEAAEVDAVFLDIHMPALSGLDIARAIARSARPPAVVFVTADEERALEAFELAAVDYLLKPVRAERLAKSIGRISELLRDGAPAPEMITVDLGGHTKMIRREDVSYVQAQGDYARLHTSDASYLIRVPLADLEQQWSDAGFIRTHRSYLIALGHVSHLKLAAARPSVTVAGADLPISRRHLPSVREKLESTRIRPHV, from the coding sequence ATGATTAACGTCCTCGTCGCCGATGACGAGCTTCCCGCCGTCGAGGAACTGGCATACCTGCTCGGCAGGGATGACCGGATAGGTACCATCCACCGCGCCTCCTCCGGCGCGGAGGCCCTGCGGGTGCTCGAAGCCGCAGAGGTCGACGCGGTGTTCCTCGACATCCATATGCCCGCCCTCTCCGGCCTGGACATTGCCCGGGCCATCGCCCGCAGTGCCCGGCCCCCGGCCGTTGTGTTCGTCACCGCTGACGAGGAACGCGCGCTGGAAGCGTTCGAGCTGGCGGCAGTGGACTACCTGCTGAAGCCCGTGCGGGCCGAGCGGCTGGCAAAATCCATCGGCAGGATCAGCGAGCTGCTCCGGGACGGCGCGCCGGCGCCGGAGATGATCACGGTGGACCTGGGCGGCCACACCAAGATGATCCGCCGGGAGGACGTCAGCTACGTCCAGGCGCAGGGCGACTACGCCCGGCTCCATACTTCGGACGCGAGTTATCTGATCCGGGTCCCGCTGGCCGATCTCGAGCAGCAATGGTCCGACGCCGGCTTCATCCGCACGCACCGTTCCTACCTGATCGCGCTTGGCCATGTGAGCCACCTCAAGCTCGCGGCGGCACGCCCCAGCGTCACCGTGGCCGGGGCTGACCTGCCGATCAGCCGGCGGCACCTGCCGTCCGTGCGGGAGAAGCTGGAGTCGACGCGGATCCGGCCGCACGTATGA
- a CDS encoding cation acetate symporter translates to MNPAVGIAAFAAVSLATAVIGFYGLRISRTTGDFYVASRTVRPWWNASAIGGEYLSAASFLGVAGLILLSGTDALWFPVGYTAGYLMLLLFVAAPLRRSGAYTIPDFTEARLDSRTVRRVTSIVVVLVGWLYIVPQLHGAALAIRITTGLPAWVGQVAVVAVVCVTVVAGGMRSITFVQAFQYWLKLTALAVPVLFILFVLAGNGAPAVAEAGANPTAAVPASPYQNISLLVALLFGTLGLPHVLVRFYTNPDGQSARRTTLIVLGLLSVFYLFPTAYGLTGRLFAPDLARSGQADALVLLLPGRMIGGPTGDLLSALVVAGAFAAFLSTTSGLVVSLAGVISQDVLGGSVRGFRLAAVLSAVVPLGIASMTDSQALAGSVGLVFAFTASTICPVLLLGIWWTGLTDAGAIAGMVTGGLLCGGAMVAGSLLGSAATPPWLAQPAAWTVPAAFAVMVLVSRATKHRVPRTITRLMTRLHTPERPLATDR, encoded by the coding sequence GTGAACCCGGCCGTCGGCATCGCGGCGTTCGCCGCCGTCTCTCTCGCGACGGCGGTCATCGGTTTCTACGGCCTCCGGATCTCGCGCACCACCGGGGATTTCTACGTGGCCTCGCGCACCGTCCGGCCCTGGTGGAACGCCTCGGCAATCGGCGGGGAGTACCTCTCCGCCGCCAGCTTCCTTGGGGTTGCCGGGCTGATCCTGCTCTCCGGCACGGATGCCCTGTGGTTCCCGGTGGGTTACACGGCCGGGTACCTAATGTTGCTGCTCTTCGTGGCCGCACCGCTGCGGCGTTCCGGCGCGTACACCATTCCCGACTTCACCGAAGCCCGGCTGGACTCCCGGACGGTCCGCCGCGTGACCAGCATCGTCGTGGTCCTGGTCGGCTGGCTGTACATCGTCCCGCAGCTGCACGGCGCCGCGCTGGCCATCCGGATCACCACCGGACTGCCGGCCTGGGTGGGCCAGGTGGCCGTCGTCGCCGTTGTCTGCGTGACCGTAGTGGCCGGCGGGATGCGCTCCATCACCTTCGTCCAGGCGTTCCAGTACTGGCTCAAGCTGACCGCGCTGGCCGTGCCCGTCCTGTTTATCCTGTTCGTGCTGGCCGGAAACGGCGCGCCCGCCGTAGCCGAGGCCGGGGCGAACCCCACCGCCGCGGTCCCGGCGAGCCCGTACCAGAACATCTCCCTGCTGGTGGCACTGCTGTTCGGCACGCTGGGCCTGCCCCACGTGCTGGTGCGGTTCTACACGAACCCGGACGGCCAGTCCGCGCGGCGGACCACCCTGATCGTGCTGGGCCTGCTCTCGGTCTTCTACCTGTTTCCCACCGCCTACGGCCTGACCGGACGACTCTTCGCCCCCGATCTGGCCCGGAGCGGCCAGGCCGATGCGCTGGTGCTGCTGCTGCCGGGCCGGATGATCGGCGGCCCCACGGGGGACCTGCTGTCCGCCCTGGTCGTGGCAGGGGCCTTCGCTGCCTTCCTTTCCACGACGTCCGGGCTGGTGGTCTCACTCGCCGGCGTCATCAGCCAGGACGTGCTCGGCGGCAGCGTCCGGGGCTTCCGGCTCGCGGCGGTCCTCTCCGCCGTCGTGCCGTTGGGGATCGCGTCCATGACGGATTCCCAGGCGCTGGCCGGAAGCGTGGGACTGGTGTTTGCGTTCACGGCCTCGACTATCTGCCCGGTGCTGCTGCTGGGGATCTGGTGGACCGGACTGACGGATGCAGGGGCCATCGCCGGGATGGTGACCGGCGGCCTGCTGTGCGGCGGGGCCATGGTGGCCGGCTCCCTGCTGGGCAGCGCCGCCACGCCGCCCTGGCTGGCGCAGCCCGCTGCGTGGACGGTCCCGGCGGCCTTTGCCGTCATGGTCCTTGTGTCCCGGGCCACGAAGCACCGGGTGCCCCGCACGATCACCCGGCTGATGACGCGGCTGCACACCCCCGAACGGCCGCTTGCGACGGACCGGTAG
- a CDS encoding DivIVA domain-containing protein: MVTVDIQRQIPASFDRVQRNQYGYNAKQVDQFLERARVSFEAQGSAGRPVKSADVRAVTFDPVKGGYSAAGVDAALDRLEDVLALRERDELIGERGEEAWLREIGRLAGLLRGRLHRPDGERFRRPSKAKARSYNTADVDDLCHELIGYLESERPLSVDNVRRAVFRPAMGRDGYEESQVDAFLDRVVQLMAAID; this comes from the coding sequence ATGGTTACAGTGGACATTCAACGGCAGATTCCTGCTTCCTTTGACCGCGTGCAGCGGAACCAGTACGGCTACAACGCCAAGCAGGTTGATCAGTTCCTGGAGCGCGCACGGGTGTCGTTTGAAGCCCAGGGTTCCGCCGGGCGTCCGGTGAAGAGCGCAGACGTCCGGGCAGTGACCTTCGACCCCGTCAAGGGCGGCTATTCAGCCGCCGGCGTCGATGCCGCCCTGGACCGGCTCGAGGACGTCCTTGCCCTGCGCGAGCGCGATGAGCTGATCGGGGAACGCGGCGAGGAAGCCTGGCTCCGGGAGATCGGCCGGCTCGCCGGCCTGCTGCGCGGACGTCTCCACCGCCCCGATGGCGAGCGGTTCCGCCGTCCCAGTAAAGCCAAGGCGCGCAGCTACAACACCGCCGACGTCGATGACCTGTGCCATGAGTTGATCGGCTACCTGGAATCGGAGCGCCCGCTGAGCGTCGACAACGTCCGGCGGGCCGTCTTCCGGCCGGCCATGGGCCGCGACGGCTACGAGGAAAGCCAAGTGGACGCGTTCCTTGACCGTGTCGTCCAGCTGATGGCCGCCATCGACTGA